A part of Miscanthus floridulus cultivar M001 chromosome 6, ASM1932011v1, whole genome shotgun sequence genomic DNA contains:
- the LOC136457742 gene encoding histone H3.2: MARTKQTARKSTGGKAPRKQLATKAARKSAPATGGVKKPHRFRPGTVALREIRKYQKSTELLIRKLPFQRLVREIAQDFKTDLRFQSSAVAALQEAAEAYLVGLFEDTNLCAIHAKRVTIMPKDIQLARRIRGERA, translated from the coding sequence atggcccgcacgaagcagacggcGCGAAAGTCGACGGGCGGCAAAGCGCCGCGGAAGCAGCTAGCCACCAAGGCGGCGCGCAAATCGGCGCCAGCCACCGGCGGCGTGAAGAAGCCGCACCGGTTCCGCCCGGGCACGGTGGCGCTGCGTGAGATCCGCAAGTACCAGAAGAGCACGGAGCTGCTGATCCGGAAGCTCCCCTTCCAGCGCCTGGTGCGGGAGATCGCGCAGGACTTCAAGACGGACCTCCGGTTCCAGTCCTCGGCCGTGGCGGCGCTGCAGGAGGCCGCCGAGGCATACCTCGTGGGCCTCTTCGAGGACACCAACCTCTGCGCCATCCACGCCAAGCGCGTCACCATCATGCCCAAGGACATCCAGCTCGCGCGCCGCATCAGGGGCGAGAGGGCCTGA